A region of the Micromonospora sediminicola genome:
ATGTCGTGCGCTGTTCATGATCGACGGGCGCTCCCGTCGGCGGGCGCCGGGGTCACACTTCCACCCCGTCGCGGACAGGCCCCACGCATGCTACCCGGAGCGCGGCGACGATCGCGGCGGCCATGCGCGGCACCTCCGTGGGCTCCAGCGGGGCCCGGGAGATCGCCATCCGCCAGTAGACCGGCCCGACGATCAGGTCGACCGCGACCCGCCGGTCGGTGTCCGGGGAGAGCTCGCCGCGCTCCACCGCCCGACCGATCAGGATCCGGCCCACGGCCTGCTGGTAGTCGTCCAGCGCGGCCTGCAACTTCTCGGCGATCTGCGGGTTGCGGGCCGCCTCGGCCAGCAGGTCCGGGATGATCTGCGCGGCCAGTCGGTGACGCAACGCACGCGCCATCACGTGCAGCAGGATCTCCAGGTCACCGAGGAGGCTGCCGGTGTCCAGCAGCGGGATGTTCCGGCCCGCCACCGCCGAGACCATGTCCAGCACCAGGTCGAGCTTGGAACGCCAGCGACGGTAGATGGCGGTCTTGCTCACCCCCGCCCGCCGGGCCACCGCCTCGATGGAGAGGCGGCCGTAGCCGACCTCGGCCAACTCCTGCATCACGGCGGCGCGGATGGCACTGGTGATCTCCCCACGCAGCACCGCCGCGCCGGCCGGGGCACGCCTCTTCTCGGTCGTCACGTGGGACAATGTAGCGCAACGACGGTACGGTTGCGTCCCGACGTTCGGTGGACTACCTTCCATGCAGCAGCGAGGCGGCTCCTCCCCGCCCGGCCACGCTGGATGTCTTCACCGCACTGCTCCCCATCACGCACGAAAGATCGGAGCGCCTGATCATGGCCAACACCGCGGTGGCCGACCCCGAATCCGGACTGACCCGGG
Encoded here:
- a CDS encoding TetR/AcrR family transcriptional regulator; translated protein: MTTEKRRAPAGAAVLRGEITSAIRAAVMQELAEVGYGRLSIEAVARRAGVSKTAIYRRWRSKLDLVLDMVSAVAGRNIPLLDTGSLLGDLEILLHVMARALRHRLAAQIIPDLLAEAARNPQIAEKLQAALDDYQQAVGRILIGRAVERGELSPDTDRRVAVDLIVGPVYWRMAISRAPLEPTEVPRMAAAIVAALRVACVGPVRDGVEV